In Kaistella faecalis, a genomic segment contains:
- a CDS encoding DUF4260 domain-containing protein: MKILLKLEYVSLFLIGVLAFMQTGISWWWFAAMFFLPDLSMLGYMAGSKAGAFFYNLFHHFALGILCFVVGKYLGSDYLTVAGIILFTHSAFDRILGYGLKYPDSFHNTHLGKIGHKE, from the coding sequence ATGAAAATTTTATTAAAGCTGGAGTATGTTTCTTTATTTCTGATCGGCGTTTTAGCCTTTATGCAAACCGGAATTTCCTGGTGGTGGTTTGCGGCAATGTTCTTTTTGCCGGATCTTTCGATGCTTGGTTATATGGCCGGAAGCAAAGCTGGAGCATTTTTCTATAACTTATTTCATCATTTTGCGTTAGGAATTTTATGTTTCGTTGTCGGTAAATATTTAGGCAGCGATTATCTTACCGTTGCAGGAATTATCCTTTTCACTCACTCCGCTTTCGACAGGATTCTTGGGTATGGATTGAAATATCCCGACAGTTTTCATAACACTCATCTCGGGAAAATCGGTCATAAAGAATGA
- the mgtE gene encoding magnesium transporter, translating into METQELIFNPADIAETLSELPVKERVLAFLKVPKQYKADVFSHLDPDFQEETIRNIGSEEVSEILNAMTPDDRTALFEDFPDELIKYSINHLNPQERRIALKLLGYNSDSIARLMTPYYIQIRKEWTVKRCLQQIKKVGKKMETMNHLYVVDERNQLIDDIAIGSLLLAEEDTLISEITDNHFVAITTTTSKEDAVQYFEKYDRTALPIVTEAGVLVGIVTIDDILDQIEQQNTEDIQKFGGMEALDEPYRQTHWFEMIKKRGFWLILLFFFQLLTASAMGYFEDEIQKAVVLTLFVPLIISSGGNTGSQAATLIIRAMALQEITVKDWWLVIKKELVTGMVLGGILGIFGFFRIMLWQYAGWFDYGQYWAFIALSVGISLSMIVMWGTLSGSMVPFVLKRFNLDPATSSAPFVATLVDVTGLVIYFSVAGLLLSGKLL; encoded by the coding sequence TTGGAAACTCAGGAACTTATTTTTAATCCCGCAGATATTGCAGAAACGCTCAGCGAACTTCCCGTTAAAGAGCGGGTTTTAGCATTTCTGAAAGTTCCGAAACAGTACAAAGCTGATGTGTTTTCGCATCTGGATCCCGATTTTCAGGAAGAGACCATCAGGAATATAGGCAGCGAAGAGGTTTCCGAAATTCTGAATGCCATGACGCCGGATGACCGGACGGCATTGTTCGAGGATTTCCCTGATGAACTCATTAAATATTCCATCAATCACCTCAATCCGCAGGAAAGAAGAATTGCACTAAAGCTTTTGGGCTATAATTCCGATTCCATCGCGAGGCTGATGACGCCTTATTACATCCAGATCCGAAAAGAATGGACGGTGAAAAGATGCCTGCAGCAGATTAAAAAAGTAGGTAAAAAGATGGAAACCATGAACCATCTTTATGTAGTCGATGAAAGAAACCAACTCATCGATGACATAGCGATCGGCTCACTGCTTTTGGCGGAAGAAGATACATTGATTTCTGAGATTACAGATAACCATTTTGTCGCCATTACAACAACCACGAGTAAAGAAGATGCGGTACAATACTTCGAAAAGTACGACAGAACAGCACTCCCAATTGTAACAGAAGCCGGTGTTTTGGTTGGAATTGTTACGATTGATGATATCTTAGACCAGATTGAACAGCAGAATACCGAAGACATCCAGAAATTCGGGGGTATGGAAGCGCTTGATGAGCCGTACCGCCAAACCCACTGGTTCGAGATGATTAAAAAAAGAGGTTTCTGGCTTATTCTTTTATTTTTCTTCCAATTGTTAACGGCATCTGCCATGGGTTATTTTGAAGATGAGATTCAAAAAGCTGTTGTGCTCACTTTATTTGTACCGCTGATTATTTCAAGTGGCGGAAATACCGGTTCGCAGGCGGCTACGCTTATTATCCGTGCGATGGCACTTCAGGAAATTACCGTAAAAGACTGGTGGCTCGTTATTAAAAAAGAGCTTGTTACGGGAATGGTGCTCGGTGGGATTCTAGGAATTTTCGGATTTTTCAGAATTATGCTATGGCAGTATGCAGGCTGGTTCGATTATGGCCAGTATTGGGCATTTATTGCTTTAAGTGTCGGGATTTCTCTTTCGATGATAGTGATGTGGGGAACACTTTCAGGTTCCATGGTTCCTTTTGTTCTGAAGCGTTTTAATCTGGATCCTGCTACTTCTTCGGCGCCTTTTGTGGCAACTTTGGTCGATGTTACAGGTTTGGTTATTTATTTTTCTGTTGCAGGACTGCTTTTGAGCGGAAAACTTCTTTAA
- a CDS encoding GlsB/YeaQ/YmgE family stress response membrane protein, whose amino-acid sequence MGILWTLIIGAIAGWLGSQIFKGGSLGLIGNIIVGIVGGVIGYYLLGTTFGTAIIGQILTGAVGSIILLAVINLLTGRKV is encoded by the coding sequence ATGGGAATTTTATGGACGCTAATTATTGGCGCAATCGCAGGCTGGCTAGGCTCACAGATTTTTAAAGGTGGTAGCCTTGGCCTTATCGGAAACATTATTGTAGGAATCGTGGGCGGGGTAATTGGATATTATCTTTTAGGGACAACCTTTGGTACCGCGATTATTGGTCAGATTTTAACCGGAGCTGTAGGTTCTATCATCCTTCTGGCGGTAATTAATCTGCTTACAGGTAGAAAAGTGTAG
- a CDS encoding HopJ type III effector protein: protein MLLTQLKTSPETINFKDVIAYIDEHYAFVPTKFRNGKTVNEAGENNGSCKVFSFAKLKGLNEEETLALFGDFYRTDVLENPEGSDHQNIRNFVQFGWDGIAFESEALAEKK from the coding sequence ATGCTCCTAACCCAACTCAAAACCTCGCCGGAAACCATCAACTTTAAAGATGTGATTGCCTATATTGATGAACATTACGCTTTCGTACCGACGAAATTCAGGAACGGAAAAACGGTGAATGAAGCTGGGGAAAATAACGGCTCGTGCAAGGTTTTCAGTTTTGCAAAACTCAAGGGTCTTAACGAAGAGGAAACGCTGGCACTGTTCGGGGATTTCTACAGAACGGACGTGCTTGAAAATCCTGAGGGCAGCGACCACCAGAACATCCGCAACTTCGTGCAATTTGGATGGGACGGAATTGCTTTCGAGAGCGAGGCGCTGGCGGAGAAGAAGTAA
- the rpsO gene encoding 30S ribosomal protein S15, producing MYLTTDKKKEIFAKHGKSDADTGSAEGQVALFTYRINHLSQHLKANRHDFNTERSLVALVGKRKALLDYLKKKDINRYRAIIAELGLRK from the coding sequence ATGTACTTAACAACTGACAAGAAGAAAGAAATCTTCGCAAAACACGGAAAGTCTGATGCAGACACAGGAAGCGCTGAGGGACAAGTTGCCCTTTTCACTTACAGAATCAATCACTTATCTCAACACCTTAAAGCAAACCGTCACGACTTCAACACGGAGCGTTCACTGGTAGCTTTGGTAGGTAAAAGAAAAGCGCTTTTGGATTATCTTAAGAAAAAAGATATCAACCGATACAGAGCGATTATCGCAGAACTTGGTTTAAGAAAATAA
- a CDS encoding formate--tetrahydrofolate ligase, producing the protein MNFPTDLEIATSAPIQHIKHIAEKIGIDHDDLEYYGKYKAKIPLSYIDEEKIKKAKLILVTAINPTPAGEGKTTVSVGLCDGLNKIGKKTIAVLREPSLGPVFGIKGGAAGGGYAQVIPMVDINLHFTGDFAAIEKANNLLSALIDNNLQNKKYSLNIDPRTITWKRVMDMNDRSLRQIVIGLGGANNGIAREEGFNITPASEVMAILCLSKDFEDLRERLGNIFVGYTFDKKPIYARDLKAEGAMAILLRDAIKPNLVQTLEGNPAILHGGPFANIAQGTNTIIATKTGLSLADFVVTEAGFGADLGAEKFFHIKCHYGKLKPDAFVLVATIRALRYHGGATKKGEFDKPNLQFVKNGIDNLKKHIENAFKFGLRPIVAINHFANDAEEEIQFVKDECEKLGVKAIIADEFVHGGNGMTELATEVARCAFECGNDFQPLYKVSESVEHKIETVAREVYGADNVVYSQKAKNQLKTIYDLGLDKLPVCMAKTQKSLTDDETKIGRPTNFKITVREFEFAAGAGFIIPILGDMMRMPGLPGIPAAEGMSIDKNGVITGLS; encoded by the coding sequence ATGAATTTCCCCACTGACTTAGAAATCGCTACCTCGGCGCCCATTCAGCACATCAAACATATCGCTGAGAAAATAGGCATCGACCATGATGATCTTGAATACTACGGAAAATACAAAGCGAAAATCCCTTTATCGTACATCGACGAAGAGAAAATTAAGAAAGCGAAACTTATTTTAGTCACTGCCATCAACCCCACTCCGGCGGGCGAAGGAAAAACGACTGTTTCGGTAGGCCTGTGCGACGGCCTGAATAAAATCGGGAAGAAAACCATCGCAGTGTTGCGCGAACCCAGTTTGGGGCCGGTTTTCGGGATTAAAGGCGGAGCTGCGGGCGGCGGATATGCGCAGGTGATCCCGATGGTGGATATTAATTTACATTTCACAGGAGATTTCGCGGCGATCGAGAAAGCCAACAACCTGCTCTCTGCACTTATCGACAACAATTTACAGAACAAGAAATACAGTCTGAACATCGACCCGAGAACCATCACCTGGAAACGCGTTATGGATATGAACGACCGAAGTCTGAGACAGATTGTGATCGGTTTGGGCGGAGCCAACAACGGCATTGCGCGGGAAGAAGGTTTCAACATTACGCCCGCTTCTGAAGTGATGGCGATCCTGTGTCTTTCGAAGGATTTCGAGGATTTGAGAGAAAGACTGGGTAATATTTTCGTGGGTTATACTTTCGATAAAAAACCTATTTATGCCAGAGATTTAAAAGCAGAAGGCGCGATGGCGATTCTGCTGAGAGATGCGATAAAACCGAATTTGGTACAGACTCTGGAAGGCAATCCGGCGATTCTTCATGGCGGCCCGTTTGCGAATATCGCGCAGGGAACCAATACGATTATTGCGACCAAAACCGGACTTTCGCTGGCGGACTTTGTGGTAACGGAAGCAGGTTTTGGGGCGGATCTGGGCGCGGAGAAATTCTTCCACATCAAATGTCATTACGGGAAACTGAAGCCTGATGCTTTCGTTCTTGTGGCGACCATCCGCGCACTTCGTTATCATGGCGGCGCAACGAAGAAAGGAGAATTCGACAAACCTAATCTTCAGTTCGTGAAGAACGGCATCGACAATCTTAAAAAGCATATTGAAAATGCCTTTAAATTCGGATTAAGACCGATTGTAGCCATCAACCATTTCGCGAATGATGCCGAGGAGGAAATACAGTTTGTAAAAGATGAATGCGAAAAATTAGGCGTGAAAGCCATTATCGCCGATGAATTTGTACACGGCGGAAACGGAATGACAGAACTGGCGACCGAAGTTGCGCGCTGCGCTTTCGAATGCGGAAACGATTTCCAGCCGCTGTATAAGGTAAGCGAATCGGTTGAGCATAAAATTGAAACCGTTGCGCGCGAAGTGTACGGTGCCGACAACGTTGTGTATTCGCAGAAGGCAAAAAACCAACTGAAAACGATTTATGATTTAGGTCTGGACAAACTGCCGGTCTGTATGGCAAAAACGCAGAAATCCCTGACCGACGATGAAACGAAAATCGGCAGACCAACGAATTTCAAAATCACGGTAAGGGAATTTGAATTTGCGGCGGGGGCTGGATTTATTATTCCGATTCTGGGTGATATGATGAGAATGCCGGGCTTACCGGGAATTCCGGCAGCGGAAGGAATGTCGATCGATAAAAACGGGGTGATAACGGGGTTGAGTTGA
- a CDS encoding ABC transporter substrate-binding protein, producing the protein MTIISLVPSITEALFDLGLTEVEIIGRTKFCIHPENQVKNVAVIGGTKSINMEKIRSLNPDIIIANKEENTKEDVEELQKYFKVLVTNISTLEDNYYLLKTLGNLLNKQEIAQKYNSKINEIFQDIQCKEKKTCAYLIWKNPYMTVGSDTFIHAVLDQIGFENIFKTQKRYPEISIKELKAAEFVFLSTEPFPFKQKHVDELQKRLPDSKVILVDGEAFSWYGTHLAKCENYFKNLLEIYK; encoded by the coding sequence ATGACAATAATTTCACTGGTTCCGAGTATCACCGAAGCCCTTTTTGATCTGGGCCTAACTGAAGTTGAAATTATCGGAAGAACAAAATTCTGTATTCATCCGGAAAATCAAGTTAAAAATGTGGCAGTAATTGGCGGAACAAAAAGCATAAATATGGAAAAAATAAGGTCACTAAATCCCGATATCATTATTGCCAACAAAGAAGAGAACACAAAGGAAGACGTAGAAGAGCTTCAGAAATATTTTAAAGTTTTAGTGACCAATATTTCTACTTTGGAGGATAATTATTATCTGCTGAAAACCCTCGGGAATCTTTTGAATAAACAGGAAATCGCGCAGAAATACAATTCGAAAATCAATGAAATTTTTCAGGATATTCAGTGTAAAGAAAAAAAAACCTGCGCGTATCTCATTTGGAAAAACCCTTATATGACCGTGGGTTCAGATACCTTCATCCATGCTGTTTTAGATCAGATTGGTTTTGAAAATATTTTTAAAACTCAGAAAAGATATCCAGAAATTTCGATAAAAGAACTGAAAGCTGCTGAATTTGTTTTTCTTTCTACCGAACCGTTTCCGTTTAAGCAGAAACATGTAGATGAACTTCAGAAACGGCTTCCGGATTCAAAAGTGATTCTGGTTGATGGTGAAGCTTTTTCCTGGTACGGAACGCATCTTGCCAAATGTGAAAATTATTTCAAAAACCTCCTCGAAATCTACAAATAA
- a CDS encoding NAD(P)H-dependent flavin oxidoreductase, with amino-acid sequence MSNFIHFGIAEKMYREEQNRITELFQIKYPIIQGGMIWHSGWRLASAVSNSGGLGLIGSASMYPDILRENIRKCKAATDKPFGVNIALLYPNLDEIIQIVLEEGVKIVFTSAGNPKTYTETLQKEGLKVAHVVSSTKFAMKCEDAGVDAIVAEGFEAGGHNGRDETTTMVLIPNVKKHISKPLIAAGGIALGSQMKAAMILGADGVQIGSRFAATVEASSHENFKNKVISLNEGDTQLTLKELAPVRLVKNKFFYDLERLYETGRDAEALKETLGRARAKRGMFEGDLEEGELEIGQVSALIEEILPVETVFQNLLKEFKQAGFTDF; translated from the coding sequence ATGAGCAATTTTATCCATTTCGGAATCGCCGAAAAAATGTACCGCGAGGAGCAAAACAGAATCACAGAATTATTTCAAATCAAATATCCCATCATTCAGGGAGGGATGATCTGGCATTCCGGCTGGCGCTTGGCCTCTGCGGTGTCCAATTCTGGCGGTTTGGGACTCATCGGTTCCGCAAGTATGTATCCCGACATTCTGCGCGAAAACATCCGCAAATGCAAAGCCGCGACTGATAAACCTTTCGGGGTAAATATTGCCCTGCTTTACCCGAATCTCGATGAAATTATTCAGATTGTTCTTGAAGAAGGAGTGAAGATTGTTTTCACTTCCGCCGGAAATCCCAAAACCTACACCGAAACCCTCCAGAAAGAAGGTCTGAAAGTCGCTCACGTCGTTTCCTCAACCAAATTCGCCATGAAGTGCGAAGATGCCGGTGTCGATGCAATCGTTGCCGAAGGTTTTGAAGCAGGCGGTCACAACGGAAGAGACGAAACCACAACCATGGTTCTTATCCCGAATGTGAAAAAACATATTTCAAAACCCTTGATCGCAGCTGGCGGAATTGCCCTCGGTTCTCAGATGAAAGCCGCAATGATTCTCGGTGCCGATGGTGTGCAGATCGGTTCCCGTTTTGCCGCAACAGTAGAGGCAAGTTCCCACGAAAATTTTAAGAATAAAGTTATTTCCCTTAACGAAGGAGATACCCAACTCACTTTAAAGGAGCTTGCTCCGGTGCGTTTGGTGAAGAACAAATTCTTCTATGACCTCGAAAGACTTTACGAAACCGGCAGAGATGCCGAAGCACTGAAAGAAACTTTGGGCCGCGCGCGCGCAAAACGCGGCATGTTCGAAGGCGATCTTGAAGAAGGCGAACTCGAAATAGGGCAGGTGTCTGCCCTGATCGAAGAAATCCTGCCTGTCGAAACTGTTTTCCAGAACTTGCTGAAAGAATTTAAACAGGCAGGTTTCACAGACTTTTAA
- a CDS encoding polyribonucleotide nucleotidyltransferase: MNAPQAIIEKIQLKDGREITIETGKLAKQANGSVVVRMGGTMLLATVVANKDASPGVDFLPLTVDYREKFYSGGKIPGNFFRREARPSDEEILTMRLVDRVLRPLFPDDFHAEVQVMISLISYDKECMPEALAGLAASAAIAITDIPFNGPMSEVTVARIDGQLVVNPSRENLDKADLNILVGATKDSIVMVEGVMDEITEEEMIEAIKFAHEEIKVQVDAQVRLAERVGKSLPKREYSHENHDEEIREKVWKETFDKVYEVAKTPSAKEERGDNFKAVLEEFLAQYSEEELETVKPFAKIYFHDVEKEAMRQMILNEKIRLDGRTPETIRPIWSEVDYLPGAHGSAVFTRGETQSLTAVTLGSVKDANMVDSVAINYDEKFFLHYNFPPFSTGEARPLRGTSRREVGHGNLAQRALSRIIPAENPYTIRIVSDILESNGSSSMATVCAGTLALMDAGVQITKPVSGIAMGLVTDPESGKFTVLSDILGDEDHLGDMDFKVTGTADGITACQMDIKIQGLSMDIMETALKQARDGRLHILGEMLKTIDAPRVDVKPHAPKMEVLEIPKEFIGAVIGPGGKIIQQMQKDFDTVIAIEEIGEIGRIEISGVSRENINATIAAINEITFVPTVGEVYNGKVVKVMDFGAFVAIAKGTEGLLHISEIEWARLDKVPYNEGDMVEVKFMGYDDRKKMKLSRKVLLERPPRTERKEGEGDNRENRDNRGPRNDRRDDRRDGGDRRQGGNHRPGNDRPQHSGRTEERPAGEDTFKPLNESENTDDVKPEGF, translated from the coding sequence ATGAATGCTCCACAAGCAATTATTGAAAAAATTCAATTAAAGGATGGTAGAGAGATTACCATCGAGACAGGGAAACTGGCAAAACAGGCCAACGGATCTGTAGTAGTAAGAATGGGCGGAACGATGCTTCTTGCCACCGTTGTAGCCAACAAAGACGCAAGCCCGGGCGTGGATTTCCTTCCACTGACGGTAGATTACAGAGAGAAATTTTATTCAGGCGGAAAGATCCCAGGAAACTTCTTTAGAAGAGAGGCGAGACCATCTGACGAAGAAATCCTTACAATGAGACTTGTAGACCGCGTTTTGCGTCCGCTTTTCCCGGATGATTTCCATGCTGAGGTTCAGGTGATGATTTCCCTGATTTCTTATGATAAAGAATGTATGCCTGAAGCACTGGCTGGTTTAGCCGCTTCTGCAGCTATCGCGATTACCGATATCCCTTTCAACGGGCCAATGTCTGAGGTTACTGTAGCCAGAATCGACGGACAACTTGTTGTAAACCCAAGCAGAGAAAATTTAGACAAAGCTGATCTTAACATCCTTGTTGGTGCTACCAAAGACTCTATCGTAATGGTAGAAGGGGTGATGGACGAGATTACCGAAGAGGAAATGATCGAAGCCATTAAATTCGCGCACGAAGAAATTAAAGTTCAGGTTGATGCTCAGGTAAGACTTGCTGAAAGAGTAGGCAAATCTTTACCAAAAAGAGAATACAGCCACGAAAACCACGACGAAGAAATTCGTGAGAAGGTGTGGAAAGAAACTTTTGACAAAGTATACGAGGTAGCCAAAACTCCTTCTGCAAAAGAAGAAAGAGGCGATAACTTCAAGGCTGTTCTGGAAGAATTCCTGGCGCAGTATTCTGAAGAGGAACTGGAAACAGTGAAGCCATTCGCAAAAATCTATTTCCACGATGTGGAGAAAGAGGCAATGCGTCAAATGATCCTCAACGAGAAAATCCGTCTGGATGGCCGTACACCGGAAACCATCCGTCCGATCTGGTCGGAAGTGGATTACCTGCCGGGTGCACACGGTTCTGCAGTATTCACAAGAGGTGAAACGCAGTCTTTAACAGCGGTAACCTTAGGTTCTGTAAAAGATGCCAACATGGTAGATTCAGTTGCGATTAATTACGACGAGAAATTCTTCCTTCACTATAACTTCCCACCATTCTCAACGGGTGAGGCAAGACCTTTAAGAGGAACATCAAGAAGAGAAGTTGGGCACGGAAACCTTGCACAGCGCGCGCTTTCAAGAATTATTCCAGCCGAAAACCCATATACGATCCGTATCGTATCCGATATCCTTGAATCTAACGGTTCATCTTCAATGGCAACGGTTTGCGCCGGAACATTGGCTCTGATGGACGCCGGTGTACAGATTACAAAACCGGTTTCGGGTATCGCAATGGGATTGGTAACTGATCCTGAATCAGGTAAGTTTACTGTACTTTCTGATATCTTAGGAGACGAAGATCACTTAGGTGATATGGACTTTAAAGTAACCGGAACGGCAGACGGAATCACGGCTTGCCAGATGGATATCAAGATCCAGGGACTTTCTATGGATATCATGGAAACTGCACTGAAACAAGCGAGAGACGGCCGTCTACATATCCTTGGTGAAATGTTGAAAACCATCGACGCACCTAGAGTTGACGTTAAACCACACGCTCCGAAAATGGAAGTACTCGAGATTCCTAAGGAATTCATCGGTGCAGTTATCGGGCCTGGCGGAAAAATCATTCAGCAGATGCAGAAAGATTTTGATACGGTTATCGCGATTGAAGAAATCGGTGAGATCGGAAGAATTGAAATCTCCGGCGTAAGCAGAGAGAATATCAACGCGACCATTGCTGCCATCAACGAAATTACATTTGTTCCGACTGTAGGCGAAGTTTACAACGGTAAGGTTGTGAAAGTAATGGATTTCGGTGCGTTTGTAGCAATTGCGAAGGGTACTGAAGGTTTGCTTCACATCTCAGAAATCGAGTGGGCAAGACTTGACAAAGTTCCTTATAACGAAGGCGATATGGTGGAAGTGAAATTCATGGGTTATGATGACCGTAAGAAAATGAAACTTTCAAGAAAAGTGCTTTTGGAAAGACCTCCGAGAACTGAGCGTAAAGAAGGTGAAGGTGACAACCGCGAAAACCGCGACAACCGTGGCCCAAGAAACGACAGGAGAGATGACCGCAGAGACGGTGGCGACAGAAGACAGGGTGGAAACCACAGACCTGGAAACGACAGACCACAGCACAGCGGAAGAACTGAAGAAAGACCGGCTGGCGAAGATACCTTCAAGCCACTGAACGAATCAGAAAATACTGACGATGTGAAGCCGGAAGGATTCTAG
- a CDS encoding pyruvate decarboxylase produces the protein MMNHLYLFALGTFFLFTGCQSLPAQNISAKKDLKNQNIIYFNPEVFPDIDEIKEPTNTAFYAAVSERVPSFKNYNVLRVDTYVPFDNVDVDVIKEYCKNNNAQLAVVPKVKYFKVGVGKYVFSNQVIISMKLYDSMGNFLTETYYDTYKKNARILGSAENSIKIGAMGALTNLGKSLKKSKTYSIAAEN, from the coding sequence ATGATGAATCATCTTTACCTGTTTGCACTAGGCACTTTTTTTCTTTTCACTGGTTGCCAGTCACTTCCGGCCCAAAATATTTCGGCTAAAAAGGATTTGAAGAACCAGAACATCATCTATTTCAATCCTGAAGTTTTTCCCGATATCGATGAAATAAAAGAACCCACAAATACCGCCTTCTATGCTGCGGTATCAGAGCGCGTTCCTTCTTTTAAAAATTACAATGTTCTGCGGGTAGATACCTATGTACCTTTTGATAATGTAGATGTAGACGTAATTAAGGAGTATTGTAAGAATAACAATGCGCAACTCGCCGTGGTGCCAAAGGTAAAATATTTTAAGGTGGGAGTAGGGAAGTATGTATTCTCTAACCAGGTAATCATCAGTATGAAACTGTACGATTCGATGGGCAACTTCCTAACCGAAACCTATTACGATACATACAAGAAAAATGCAAGAATTCTGGGTTCAGCAGAAAATTCCATTAAGATCGGGGCCATGGGAGCCCTTACCAATTTGGGAAAAAGCCTGAAAAAATCTAAAACGTATTCTATCGCTGCTGAGAATTAA
- a CDS encoding DUF262 domain-containing protein: protein MKNFDSRAYSINDFLEWNDKKQLQLSPKFQRKAVWSDDAKSYLMDTIIRGKPIPKIFIRQTLNVENRQSIREVVDGQQRLRAILSYINDGFAISKKHNEAYGGYYFSQLNNIDPQIQSTILNYEISVDLLVNLPDREILDIFSRLNSYAVVLNEQEKINANHFSEFKILVDRLSHKHNDFWLENKLLTHQNILRMADITLVADLVIAICEGIQSKKQIKSYYDKYEKSFDYDSETIEKNFDAIIDLTKEIFNEGIKHTPFKRIHLFYTIFTSLYHTKFGLKDFDKEQIAIPKSKYERVKTTLTGLNVLFDTVPFQNMSVGQIQFLEDSRRATTDTKIRVRRSEFIIDIINTL, encoded by the coding sequence ATGAAAAATTTTGACAGCAGAGCGTATAGCATAAATGACTTTTTGGAATGGAATGACAAAAAGCAACTGCAGCTTTCACCTAAGTTCCAAAGAAAAGCCGTATGGTCAGATGATGCAAAGTCCTATCTAATGGACACGATTATTAGAGGTAAACCCATCCCGAAAATTTTTATTCGACAAACTCTTAATGTAGAAAATAGACAGTCAATTAGAGAAGTTGTTGATGGACAACAACGATTAAGAGCCATCTTATCATATATCAATGATGGATTTGCAATAAGCAAAAAACATAATGAAGCATATGGAGGCTACTACTTTAGTCAGTTAAATAATATAGACCCACAAATACAATCAACCATACTGAACTATGAAATATCAGTTGACCTTTTAGTTAATTTACCAGATAGAGAAATACTAGACATTTTCTCCCGCCTAAATTCATATGCAGTTGTTCTTAATGAGCAGGAAAAAATTAATGCAAATCACTTTAGTGAATTTAAAATTCTTGTCGATAGACTTTCACATAAGCATAATGACTTTTGGCTTGAAAATAAACTCCTAACCCATCAAAACATTTTAAGAATGGCAGATATAACACTTGTTGCGGACTTAGTGATAGCAATTTGTGAAGGTATCCAGTCAAAAAAACAAATCAAATCTTATTACGATAAATATGAAAAGTCATTTGATTATGATAGTGAAACGATAGAAAAAAACTTCGATGCTATTATAGACTTAACTAAAGAAATATTTAATGAAGGGATTAAGCACACACCATTTAAACGGATACATTTATTTTATACAATATTTACAAGTTTATATCACACCAAGTTCGGACTAAAGGATTTTGACAAGGAACAAATTGCTATACCAAAGAGTAAATATGAAAGAGTTAAAACAACCTTAACGGGCCTTAATGTATTGTTTGACACTGTTCCATTTCAGAATATGAGCGTAGGGCAAATTCAATTTTTAGAAGATAGTAGAAGAGCAACTACCGATACTAAGATTAGAGTTAGAAGGTCAGAATTTATTATAGACATAATAAATACTCTATAA